One window of the Rhinoraja longicauda isolate Sanriku21f chromosome 2, sRhiLon1.1, whole genome shotgun sequence genome contains the following:
- the shha gene encoding LOW QUALITY PROTEIN: sonic hedgehog protein (The sequence of the model RefSeq protein was modified relative to this genomic sequence to represent the inferred CDS: deleted 1 base in 1 codon) → MMLTRIVLVGLICCTLVLSAKACGPGRGYGRRKHPRKLTPLAYKQFIPNVAEKTLGASGRYEGKITRNSERFKELTPNYNPDIIFKDEENTGADRLMTQRCKDKLNSLAISVMNQWPGVKLRVTEGWDEDGHHSEESLHYEGRAVDITTSDRDRSKYGMLARLAVEAGFDWVNYESKAHIHCSVKAENSVAAKSGGCFPASARVSLENGDTKQVKDLTPGDRVLAADERGNLLYSDFVMFLDRAQEVDKVFYVIETREPRRKLALTAAHLLFVGHATNEGQLGLKATFASNVRSGQLVYITDGGSHRLRPARVDKVYLEEMTGAYAPLTMQGTVVIEQVLTSCYAVIEEHSLAHWAFAPVRMRYTARSLFLPSDPPAVNCTVQEDGVHWYSSALYQIGRWVLNGASIHPLGMALDSS, encoded by the exons ATGATGCTGACAAGAATTGTGTTAGTGGGACTGATCTGCTGTACTCTGGTCTTGTCTGCGAAGGCTTGTGGGCCGGGCCGGGGTTATGGAAGAAGGAAGCACCCCAGAAAATTAACCCCTCTGGCCTACAAGCAATTCATCCCGAACGTGGCAGAGAAGACCCTGGGTGCCAGTGGCAGATACGAGGGGAAGATTACCAGGAACTCGGAGAGATTTAAAGAATTGACACCCAATTACAACCCAGACATTATTTTTAAGGACGAAGAAAATACGGGAGCTGACAGGCTGATGACACAG AGGTGTAAAGATAAATTGAACTCTCTGGCGATATCGGTGATGAATCAATGGCCCGGGGTCAAGCTCCGAGTGACCGAGGGCTGGGACGAAGATGGACATCATTCCGAGGAGTCCCTACACTACGAG GGCAGAGCCGTGGACATCACCACCTCCGACCGGGACCGGAGCAAGTATGGCATGTTGGCGAGGCTGGCTGTCGAAGCGGGCTTCGATTGGGTGAACTACGAGTCCAAAGCCCACATCCACTGCTCAGTGAAAGCAG AGAACTCAGTGGCTGCTAAATCTGGAGGCTGTTTCCCTGCCTCAGCGAGAGTCAGTCTGGAGAACGGCGACACCAAGCAAGTCAAGGACCTGACGCCGGGAGACCGGGTACTGGCGGCGGACGAGCGGGGCAACCTCCTCTACAGTGACTTCGTCATGTTCTTGGACAGAGCCCAGGAGGTGGACAAAGTCTTCTACGTGATCGAGACGCGAGAACCTCGCCGCAAACTCGCTCTCACGGCGGCCCATTTACTTTTCGTCGGCCACGCTACGAACGAGGGACAACTCGGACTGAAGGCAACTTTCGCCAGCAACGTGAGGTCGGGGCAGTTGGTGTACATCACGGACGGGGGCAGTCACCGGCTCCGGCCCGCCAGGGTCGACAAGGTTTACCTGGAGGAGATGACGGGTGCTTACGCCCCGCTGACTATGCAGGGCACCGTGGTGATCGAACAGGTCCTCACCTCTTGCTATGCCGTGATAGAGGAACACTCGCTGGCCCACTGGGCTTTCGCCCCTGTACGGATGAGGTACACGGCCAGATCTTTATTCCTGCCCAGCGACCCACCAGCGGTCAACTGTACTGTCCAAGAAGATGGGGTTCACTGGTACTCCAGCGCTCTCTATCAAATAGGCAGGTGGGTTCTGAATGGCGCGTCCATCCATCCTTTGGGAATGGCGTTGGACTCCAGCTGA